Within Wyeomyia smithii strain HCP4-BCI-WySm-NY-G18 chromosome 2, ASM2978416v1, whole genome shotgun sequence, the genomic segment TCTTGGATGTAAAAAAGTTTCTctaacaaaaaatttttcatgtTTGACGCGGTTTCActcctacacacccacaaaagTTTCATTGGCTTCTGAGAGCTTATGGTGCTGCCAGCATCTGGTCGAGTTGGTGCGAAATCCTTCATTATCTAAACATTTATTTTGCACTAGCtggcccggcaaacttcgtcccgctcaATTTTGTgttcaaataaataatttttaaacattccaaattcatgcaaatgcacgacgaaacggccatagaatatgatcaaagtcaaaagacaaatcatttgaacaaatggttttatcggaatgataaCATCCTCGACATTTGGCTTCTGTTCATCACctttattctgaaaatattcacattgGCTGGTATTCGGCCAtcttcagctgtttttctggcaacaatctgatttcggaaatacccatattgggtgatattcagatattttggttgttttccagaaacttaaAGTGATCATCTTTGAAGTCAAAATGGTGTAAAATGGGGgcaagcttaggagaatgactggagagcgacactgtactgacgacttttctctcttttcactctaacagcctcatgcatgagctattcatgagagctcacatacagctaaagcttacacaaggcaaagaaactgttctatgttgcgtacgacagctcattcttgcgcatgtgttttgttcgttcggacatgacagcccagtttgctcattttgagaaTGACTTGTTGCTGTTGAcagtctgctgatcggctgcggctgtcatcgactcgcattttttcgtttctcctttctCACAGGCCGGTgacatattgaatacaaagcaaacggtttccatttttgatattgttccccacgtaagaaaaaacgtgcttcgcaccatctctctttcattctttcatcagCCTTACTGTCGttaatcataatcacctgacatcccgctcggatccgtgctgaaggatgtcggaagattataggctgtcatttgcgacagcttggaataaccaacagacataaggaggTGAAAAACAACAccccgtatggagttgcatgtgtgctgtcgtcagttgctgtcggactgtttaccgaacgtgtggggagcagagagagctgtgcaatacaatgacagccggatcagttgaaaatttgctgtcattgtcttgcagtcattttcataacgcTGGTCTAGGGTCAATggttggcttctatgcatcatctcgaggtcaattttcagattttagaaatactcatattgggtggtatctggtcaccttaggctgtttttcagaaaccagaagtcgccatcttggatttcaaaatggcattcagagacaatttctggcctgtgaatatcattctggtttaagaaacacccatattgttATTTGGTGTTATTtcttcattttcggttgttttccaaaaaccgaatcgtagaattcaaaatggtgtctgtggccGATTTTAGCTCCAGTGtatcattctggctccggaggtactcatattggatggaaatcggccattttggctgtttttccagacactggaagttgcattttacaattcaaaggTTTGTCTAACGTCGatctgtggcttcagtgcatcattacgactTCAACTTTCGCTGTTttcagatttcaaaatggcatttggagacattttccggcctctgggcgtcattctggtcccggaaacacccatatcagaaaccggaagcttccatcttaaatttcaaaatggcgtcaggagtcgagttttggctcctgttcattttgggctgttttccggaaaacctggttgaaatatctattTAATGTGTATGGGAGACCTccctccccttccagagtacggaaGAGTGTCAGACTACCATAACAATTCGTTTTATATAtataagagccctcccatccagaagtgggaggggtgtcgaaccatcatgaaaatatttttcgctcCTCCTCctccaaatttggcatgtaatttggtttcattaacttaattagttcttgagttgtgaacaAATTAGAATTTCATTTGTATAAGCCctttcttccagaagagggaggggtgtcaaaccatcatgaaaatttttcttgctcttaaaaacctcaacatatcaaatttggttccatttatttgattaactctcgggatgtgcagaaatttgtgtttcttttgtggGAAACCCATCCCTTCCAAAGGAGAGAAAGGTGtgaaactattatggacatatttgttaaccctaaaaacaatcaccttacaaattttgttccatttacttagttagttctcgagatgtgcagaaatttatgtttcatttgtatggaacccctcccttccagaaaaaggagagATGTCGGTCCGTTATGGAAATGTTTGTTACTCCTTGCCAACATTGGTTGtctttgcttgattggttctcgagatgtgcagaaatttgtgtttcatctgtatagttcgagacccctcccttccagaatatagaggggtctcgaactatctaagaacctttctcggcccctaaatcccctataaataaaatttcacgccgataaGTGCAGTAGTTTCAGaacctatatgaatcagacagacagacagacagactggactgcatttttatatgtttagatatatCGATATATTGCGAAGTAATTGATAATTttgggttgttttccagaagccggaagtcgccgtatttaaattcaaaattgtgtctgaggtcgatattTGACTTTCATGCATCGTCACAATTACGAAAATAACCATACTGCGTAGTATTTGGTCGCTTTTAgcggttttccagaaaccgaaagtcgccattttgaaatttgaaattgtgtctgtggtcgatttctggTCGATTTCTTTGCATCATCATGATTACGTAAATCCccgtattggatggtatttgatcacttttggctattttccagcCCCTTCCTCTTTTTCCAAagtagggaggggtgtcaaagaaatatttttaccgttgaaaaccttcacatgccaaatttggttccatttgctcgatAACTtgtcgagttgtgcagaaatttgtattttataTGTATGGTACCCCTCCCTTTCTGAAGAGAAAGGGGTGTTGAACCATCATGAAAGTaatttttgctcccaaaaatcTTCATATGCCGAAttaggtttcatttgcttgattagttctcgagttatgcagaaatttgtaatttatttgtatGAGACTCCTTCCTTCCAAAAGAGGAAGAGGTGCCGAACCactatgaaaataatttttgcacTCGATAACtatcacatgccaaatttgattccatttgcttgattagttctgaagtattgcaaaaatttgtgtttcatttgtttggaagcCTCCCTTTTCAGAGAAGGGAGGGTCGTCGAACCACCATAAAAACATTTCTTATCCCAAAAAACTTCTAGATGCCAAATctagttccatttacttgattagtttatGATTTATGCTTTCTAGAAAAGGGAGAGGTGTCGATCTACCAAATTAATATTGTTGCTCTTGTGAACCCCCACACgttaaatttggttttatttgcttgaataaatctcgagttatacagatatttcacataaaatatacaacagCTTTGTCGAGCAAAAGGATTTCTACCTGCAAAAATGAGGaaattcaaactcgtttctCTCTTCTAAATGgaataatagaaaaataaaacagccATAAAATGAAGGATAGTTAATGGAACAATTTTACTGAacgcactatggctctaaaatttgaaataaaactaacattccaattaaaattacaatcgAATCTGCATTTTCAGCTGGAAAAGCTTTTAAATATTTCCTGTTCGTCAAATGTCAAAACTAGGGTATGGTAAGCTTCGGGTACAAATCTACTGACAGTTTATAAGTTCCCCGCATCTGGAAAGAATGTCACATGTACCCGAATTTCAAAAAGGGCGATAAACGCAATGTTAACCATTATCATGTAATTTCATCCCTTTGCATCTGCTCGAAAGTTATGGGGGCCGTAGTTTACGATCATCTAATGTTCCACGTGAAAAACTACACCTCCACTGCTCAGCATGGTTTTTATCCCGGCTGATCCGTGACGACTAACCCCCTGGAATTCACATCATTTTGCTTACGAGGTGTGGATCAAAATTTTCAAGTTGATTCACGCATATACACACAAAATTTTCCCgtattactttaaaagcaataacatAAAATGTCCCTTTAGGTAGCGAATCTGTTACTTAAAGAGCAACAAAGTTCTTCTCcaatcaagtaacaacacatactgtcatatattttgcacgtgttaagggagtacgactatccattatggtcgtttcaaccacatgcaaaattttctctgtcGGAAATTGACCTTCCTATTTCCAGTCAAGCAACaacacacaccgtcgcatacgttgcacatgttactagtttcttctatctccaattcatccggtgtgcgtgtgtTAGTTTGTTCGTTGTACGCATAcgaagtagagaaaaaatatgacaagagcagGCAAGCGGCATTTTGCATCTTGaaatcacatcacgatctgtaaacagcgttagagaaaaacacaaacaattGCTTTTATGCAAGCTATCACACTCATCACTTcattgaaactcatttggacctgtttaaAGATACGAAACTCGTGCCCGTCTAGAACAACATTCGCAACTCCGGCAACTCTGGCCACacggtattacatatttccatttcaagtaaacactggagaaggggagctccgtagccacaaggttacagagtccgccttggtaagcgggtggtcgtgggttcgaatcttagtagaatcaggccatttggttgccaaaggacttcagcatgggtttattctcaggcttcccaccaagtacctttccttcaatctgaattctacagtacctctgttgactctccttctaacaaaattaagtccctgttataataaaactggtgtgagtaacgtatgaaagttctctccagggaattgtaattaggcgatattgttaggagggacagaggctcggtatagtagagtagtaagcggtaaggtaaaacttacacacaagcacggatatgaatgataagcgtatcacttacttcaatagtgatactgccaataataggaagtgcggagtacagaaaacacctgggcaatatctcaatagatctaagctctggtcgcagtgatgagtccacacaggacgaaaaaacactggggaacgaattagacatttgaggttgacgtgTGAGATTCTAATTATATGTTAATAAAGGGGACAGAAATGAACTGGAtagttgcatcaatacaaatgcagcgagtgaagtctcgaTACACATACATTGGGGTTCTTGGTTGTGTGTTTTCCGGCAGAAAAACATACAGGCTTCATAgccgtcatatattttgttacattatggttattactttttgtgtctaatgcgcggtcatacgacacaaaaagtaatcaaATATTACTCTATTAATTAATAcgctcaaaagtaacaaaatcttcaCCGTTTGTGTTAGGTGTACGGACTCAAAAGCTACATTCGATCGCGTCGATTGCGGAATATTATTCGCTACATGCGATAAACTAGGTGCTTGAACTAAGATGGTTGCATGGATTGATTCGTATCTTCGTGGTCACGAAATTGCCATTAAACAGGGTACGTCGCAACTCCGGAGTATCAAATGGCAATATTTTAGGAACTCTACTATTTTCTTTATTTATCAACGATATAACCAGACTATTGCTTGCAGGTACGAGACTATTTGCGCTGATAACACTAAAATTTAGTCAAACTCACGACAACTGTACCAAACTTCAAGAGAAGCGCTATTGTTCACTAATACTCTTCCTTTCTAAAATCTGCCTGCGCCGTGTGGGACTCGTGTTATGAGTTTTGGGTCCAACGTATCGAACGTGTGGTCTGGAACGTGTGGACTAATTATGGTCTGCATGTACCCCCCCATCCGTCATCTCGCAGAGTAGTAGAATTTGAGtggacaaaatttaaatttaaagatCGTGACAACTtttaattatttgtttgtattaagttattgtatagaaaaatattgTCATATATTTGTAATCTTCCTGTTAAGGCCTGTACTCGAAAGAAATGCACCATATttaaccgtgtgaaacttttttgcccgtgtgtaaaaattgatgaaaagctgAGTATAACTAGTTTGGAGTGTATGCTTtacatgtgcaaagtttcataacAATTGTTTCAGTGGTTATTGAGATGTTatcgaaacaagaaaaaaatcgcCAAAGAATTTTGCGCGCCGTTATGGAAAATCCGACTGCGACCATGAGATGTATCGGCATCATCTAGAATTACAACTGTGAATCTGGTGATAAAATCGTTAAACGAGTCCCAGACGACCTAGCGGTGAGCTGGAAGTGGGAGAAAATCGAAGACAGTTGACCCTGAGAAGGACCGGAAGGTGTCGGATTATTTCATTGTTTTTAAACACAGTTCattgtttttaaaaagaaaTAGCAACTTAACTGAAAAAGTTAGATGCTTGGTGTTAaaaacaacttgtagagtagacttcaatgacccaaacccatgtttatcacacatttcagagagagaattgcagtttagttctcaaaatacatttgatttcacatttgctcctttctaagtgcttctttTTCTCTCTAATTCGACATTTTCAAGACACTATTGAGTACaaaatttcctcagctttgcaaCGATACCAACATTGAGCTAGCTGTCATGCATCTAGTGCTAGACCTCGTAAAATATaaccaaaaactgaaaaaaagtgagcagtagttaaattttgaccatatgcatAGAAGGAATTCttacatcaaatagggtcctctatcccctcttaaaggattttaagtgagctccctAGTACCCTTCATAacttcttctttttatttttgttttatgagAACCACTTTGAATATTTCCTTCTATTAATTTCTGAATTCTGAAGGGTTCCcttcacagtgcaacaaaaaatgactttttttctgccttggttactgtataaaatttttttttgtgtattttgatgcaaaactgaatttccccaattttgaacatatttcaacttaagggacaacaatggcgccattttgaatttttgaataaaccggacattttctatgtttttccgacgccattttgttttaagaccaaatatcaaaattttaagagtttgtccacatacagtaatcacccgattatatctgtacccgattttatctgcccccgatttatcacatttttcacccgattttatcatcataaaacatttcattaaaaaaatgtcagggtaaactgattttctattacgcttcaatatttaagatatttttcataattctgtgtatcattctgtatgcagtttacattaaaaattcaaccgatgcacaatgttacattttgctgttatcgtgcgaataattgaatcgtgatacaaatgtttattataaccgtgttctaataaataatatgttcggagaagtttcaaaatatttgaaaacgcatcttttatTGTAGAAAgttgggtgatcaatcctcctgaaagtgagatagaatatttactttttcattagataaaaaTAGAcgcttaggcaaagtattaggtgatctcaaaacaagaaactttacagaagacatcatgtttctaactcttacatattgcaagcaacataaagttttctatgagaaggcattaaaaatcgttatttacattttaagatttttctggttacaatatgtgagagatatcagcatgctgtcttcggcaaagtttagtgttgtgagaacagctaatattttgctgatggtactgcgctacaaaaaagcaagtaattcattttaccaattcaaacaaaaacatgaacgaataaaaaacttaattgtaatttatttgcaactttacatcgattttttgggcaactgaattatctatctaaaaaaatgttttaaaaatagtgatgatcgatttttcatagtcactttttgtttttgaattttttttttcagtacaggatctcaaattgaatttttaaattttttttataaaagctcagttttctcaaattcatcccttgacaacttttctctatttttTGTCGTTATAgatcagatatatcgatttatgaaaaaacaactgcagcttttttcatatgtttgtacagataaattttccaaaaagaattaaaatcgctgattttacgtatttagttattgatttaacatctgcaataaaaaaaataaaattttaaaaatctcccgattttatcactttccctattttatcacgccaaaaatcaacagggtgagatataatcgggtgatcactgtattagcatctttttacccatcttttaaagtaaacagatcttaaatcggacaaaaactgagctgacagtgcaacaaaaattgacttttttttctgccttggcttctatatataatttttttgagtatttttatgcaaaactgaattttctcgagtttgaacatatttcaacttaaggggcaacaatggcgccattttgaatttttgagaaactggtaatttttgtggtttttccgacgccattttgttttgagttgatagcaaaattctaagagtttggccacatattagcatctttttacccatcttttggaaaaaaacaggtcttaaatcggacaaaagctgagctcaaaacggtgattctacgaaaccgggtttggcacagttttagtatatttcacaaagcaaaataatatcgattatttttgagcattgatggtaattcgctaatatcttgaagtggtagtcaaattatatcttattttgagtaaaaaagtctcagaaatcgaatggtaggtgtctgatctacgtaaaatgtcaggagataaacctatttttgtattgtagggaaattggggcaaaatcgacatttaaCTCAGATAAAAACATCTCGATATTAATTACGATACATCATTTATTTCACTGATAATTGACTcgggtgacactcaatatcagtcagaagagagtgagagtgaaactgctgttgtatcattttcatctTTCTGTGTCGAAATTTCGTATCACTGAATGACTCgtcagcaaaaaaataaaaaatatggaaCCAATCCTTTGTTGCGCTTTAAGTTGCATTCTCACTCGTAAGACAAAATTAAAGACACTTCAGGGTGAATGCAATGTCCGATAGTTATTTAAATGTTGTTTTACAGTattcaaaatgataaaaaacaaaaaaaaaatatctgaaaaaatgttCCGTTTATGGCACTGTTCCATATTTAGCAACTAAAAATCGTAGAGCGTGTTGTCAAAAACCGGAACTTACCTGTAGTAGATATTTCCACCAGATTAAATAATTGAAACGTTTGTGTATATTAGGGTCGGTAAAATTAATTGGTTTGTCATGACAAAGTTCTTTGGTGCTATTTGGGCTCAAAACACTCCTGAACTTACCGGGTGTCGATTGATCAATAGCTATCAGCAAAAACATGCTAAttaatttccatacaaatttgatttGTATGTAATGTAAGCGGGGGCAAGATTTACCATTGTTTAGAGGCTCAAAAGGAACCACAAAAATTTGTTCTGACTCCGAGCCGCcaagttttgattttttcatttaagTACTACCCACCCTAGTGTATATATGAGTCTTTATGCATGTGTTTTGTGTGTGCTCGTGTCATTAAAACTTCTGGTGGACAGGAAATGACATTTGACCGATACACGATTATTGATTCTGAATCGACTGCTGGGCATATTGAGTAGTAGCAAGGTTATGTACGCCAACatatgcgaacaatctgcgagCATGCAAAAAATCGATTAGTTCTACTCGAAGATTCGCGAAACTTCACAGAAGACTATAAGCAAGAAACAAGCTGCCTGAACTACAGTTCATTCGAAATTATGGTTTCCATGGATTTTGTTCATACTAAAATATATTCCAAAGAACAATACTTGCaccgttttgttttgtttgccaTTTTATtgactggacttttttttttagttgtaGATAAAACGGAATCTAAATTTCGCAAATTTCCGTTAACCTAGAACCGTGTTATTGATTTGTTTCGAAATGGCAGCAAGCAAAATAAAACGCTAACGCGGAAAATGTGAAACAAATCGGATTCAATACAAATAGCATCCGATGAAGCACATTAGTGATACTCTAGTTTTCATTTTCAGTAAGCCATCTGCTGTTTACAATGCGATAGACGGATAGGTTAATAATAAActgaaattaaacataaactgAAAGGATCAGTCTCGCTTGTCGCTTCTTCCGAACAGCACGTACAAAACTCTGTCTCCACAAACAAGTGATCTGCGCGCTGCCGTTCCTTTGTTTAGTTCTGCTACATTGGCTTTCTTTTTGATTGTGCGAAGAAATGGAAGGCAATACCATTGCAGCGCAGCTGCGAAAGGCTAACTCTGAAGGTGGACCTTGTGTGATGCGTGTTAACACGGCCGTGATTGACTTTGCATCCTGTGTCCCGCGCCCCCCGATACGTGAAgtcgaaaaaataatcaaaagtgAAATGAGAATCAATATCGATGAAGTGGATAGTATACAAATGCATCATGTGCGCAATTGTGTGCTGATAACATTCAAGCTACTCGATGCcgctgaaaaatttataaacgaAAATAACATGAAACATCGCATTCGGAATGAGCAGTTAAACTATTTGATTCCGGTGTATATGGAAGACAATGCTATTGATGTACGCATCCATGACCTTCCAAGGGCGTTTAGTCCGAGGTCAATAGAACGTGTGATAGGCGAGTATGGAGAAGTTTTGTCTATTAGACACGACACGTGGAAAAACTTCTTTCCGGGAGTTTACAATGGCGTACGTATTGTGCGTATGCGTTTAACCAAACCAATACCGAGTTTTGTCACATTTGCCGGTCGAACCTACTCCGAACAAAGTTTGGTTACCTACAAAAACCAACGCGCAACTTGCCAATGGTGTGGCTTAGAAGCTCATCCGGGAAACCCCTGCAACAAAGCGGTACAACACAGTTCGTCATCCTCGACAGCCAACGACGAAAATAGAAGTAAACAGTCATCAAAGAAATTACCATCAACGGAAACAACGAAGACAACAACACAAAATCCAAATGCGAAACTGCCAACAACTAAAACAGCAACGGAAAAAACATCGGTCCAAGATACATCAGCGCAAACTAAGGACAACTTACCTGATACTGATGCCATCGAGTTTAAAGAGATAAAACGAAGACTCCGAAAGTACAAAACCTCGAATGGAAGCGATAGCGAGATGTCAGCCAGCGAGAACGACATGATTTGCTCTGACCCGGAGGCAGGCAAGAATATTGGTTCACCTCCCCGGAAAAGGACCACGACGCGCAGTAACAACCGAAATGGCCCAACAACAAGAAAACCAAAtgcaacaaataataatatacagcagcagtagcgttttttattttattttttgtatctgGCACCGTAAACCTAgaggtattgtgccgtgtcaaataaacgagttaataaaaaaaatatataaactgAAAGGATGTCACCTGCTTAACGTGCAATGCACCCCCCGTGGTAGTTTACCGGCATAACTGTACTCCTCTGGCAAATCGCACATCTTCGCCATTTGATCAGTTTACGCGGTCGCGCATTGGTAGAAAAATGTCAACCgatgtttttattttcactctgaTAGTGCACCTGCCGCCGCGAATggaataaaaactaaaactatCATGCTACGCCAATCCGATACGCGGCGATTCTTCGGAAATTTTCCCACTCAGAAGCGGCTCAATGTGGCCACCGCGGCATTACTCCTTCGCGAATCGAAAGCGCAACATCAAAGGTACTGCACTGGAGGACGGGGTGCGGCGATGCTCTGCTAATAACAGCTTAAAACCGTGTTGCATAGTGGTACGAGAGGCGTTTCGTGCTGGCTAAACTGCTGTTGCAAAATGGGTTTACTTAACCTCCAAATTATTCGATTCGATGCCTTCTTCTCCATGTAAATAAAATTTCCGGCTACGGGCCTGTGTCCAATTGTATTCTAGTAACGTTCCGTGACATCTCATTATACGCTGTTCTATAGAGGCATAACGCGGTCAATTCCATTCAATCTGGACATGAAACTGATAAATCTTTCGGATGTTTTATCGCCGTCTTTCTTTGTTATATGTACTCTTACCCGTAGTACCGTTTGAAACAGCGTGTATAACCTTtcgtttttttcctatttttcccATCGCAGGTGAGCATGTGACGATCGACGATCGATGAAAAAGACTCGAGTGGATGGCTTCTTGATCCAGCCAAAAATCGAACCACCAGAAGAAGAATAGCGCAAGCAAGTGAAAGACAGCGAACGAGAGCGACAAAGAGAGATGCGGCGGCGCGTCCAATCGGAACGCATATCGGGTGCGCGGTTTCGCTGTTTAGTGAGTCTAATGGATGGCAAACACGAGGAATGGGTTTCTTTTGATTAGAATCGAATCGCTTAATTCGCCTGTGA encodes:
- the LOC129721070 gene encoding uncharacterized protein LOC129721070, whose amino-acid sequence is MEGNTIAAQLRKANSEGGPCVMRVNTAVIDFASCVPRPPIREVEKIIKSEMRINIDEVDSIQMHHVRNCVLITFKLLDAAEKFINENNMKHRIRNEQLNYLIPVYMEDNAIDVRIHDLPRAFSPRSIERVIGEYGEVLSIRHDTWKNFFPGVYNGVRIVRMRLTKPIPSFVTFAGRTYSEQSLVTYKNQRATCQWCGLEAHPGNPCNKAVQHSSSSSTANDENRSKQSSKKLPSTETTKTTTQNPNAKLPTTKTATEKTSVQDTSAQTKDNLPDTDAIEFKEIKRRLRKYKTSNGSDSEMSASENDMICSDPEAGKNIGSPPRKRTTTRSNNRNGPTTRKPNATNNNIQQQ